In Streptomyces sp. NBC_00306, a single genomic region encodes these proteins:
- a CDS encoding L,D-transpeptidase: MRHVLKRAGRGMAVALTCAGLMAGLSGCTGGAFDISSKPRSPGEAIRVIPEDGAKGVDPKGPLEVKLRSGRLERVTVTQIEDEAPTEVPGRISDDGLRWKPDDGARLGLAAKYSVDVLALDGHGRRSARHTTFTTEVPDRRFIGYFKPENRATVGTGMIVSFDFNKEIRNREAVERAIRITSEPPVEIAGHWFGKDRLDFRPREYWKPGTKVTVDLRLRDVQAAPHSYGIQQKKVSFTIGRSQVSVVDAEAKTMEVRRDDQVLATVPITAGAPKSTTYNGKMVVSELHDVTRMDGRTVGYGGEYDIKDVPHAMRLTDSGTFLHGNYWAAPETFGSTNVSHGCVGLRDVKGGSSDTPAGWFFDRTLIGDVVEVVNSSDKQVDPGNGLSGWNLDWKQWKAGSALR; encoded by the coding sequence GTGAGACACGTACTGAAGCGGGCCGGGCGAGGCATGGCCGTTGCCCTGACATGCGCAGGACTGATGGCCGGGCTCTCCGGCTGCACCGGCGGGGCGTTCGACATCAGCAGCAAGCCGCGATCTCCCGGGGAGGCCATTCGGGTGATTCCCGAGGACGGCGCCAAGGGGGTGGATCCGAAGGGGCCGCTCGAAGTGAAACTGCGCAGCGGACGGCTCGAACGGGTCACCGTGACGCAGATCGAGGACGAGGCGCCGACCGAGGTCCCCGGCCGGATCTCGGACGACGGTCTGCGGTGGAAGCCCGACGACGGCGCCCGGCTCGGCCTCGCGGCCAAGTACAGCGTCGACGTCCTGGCCCTCGACGGCCACGGCCGGCGCTCGGCCCGGCACACCACCTTCACCACCGAGGTCCCCGACCGCCGTTTCATCGGCTACTTCAAACCGGAGAACCGGGCGACGGTGGGCACCGGCATGATCGTCTCCTTCGACTTCAACAAGGAGATCCGCAACCGGGAGGCCGTGGAGCGGGCCATCCGGATCACCTCCGAGCCGCCGGTCGAGATCGCGGGCCACTGGTTCGGCAAGGACCGGCTCGACTTCCGGCCGCGCGAGTACTGGAAGCCGGGCACGAAGGTCACGGTCGATCTGCGGCTGCGCGATGTCCAGGCGGCGCCGCACTCCTACGGCATCCAGCAGAAGAAGGTCTCCTTCACCATCGGCCGCTCCCAGGTCTCCGTGGTCGACGCGGAGGCCAAGACGATGGAGGTACGGCGGGACGACCAGGTCCTCGCGACCGTGCCGATCACCGCGGGGGCGCCCAAGTCCACGACGTACAACGGGAAGATGGTCGTCAGCGAGCTCCACGACGTGACGCGGATGGACGGCAGGACCGTCGGCTACGGCGGCGAGTACGACATCAAGGACGTGCCGCACGCGATGCGGCTGACCGACTCCGGCACCTTCCTGCACGGCAACTACTGGGCCGCGCCGGAGACGTTCGGCTCGACCAACGTCAGCCACGGCTGTGTCGGTCTGCGGGACGTGAAGGGCGGCAGCTCGGACACCCCGGCCGGCTGGTTCTTCGACCGGACGCTGATCGGCGACGTGGTCGAGGTGGTGAACTCGTCCGACAAGCAGGTCGATCCCGGCAACGGGCTCAGCGGCTGGAACCTCGACTGGAAGCAGTGGAAGGCAGGTTCCGCGCTGCGCTGA
- a CDS encoding L,D-transpeptidase: MNGQPISGASVGAGRGRGGSALLALVVGALLVLVTACGGGGSGKGDGDKGKKDGGKVGNSASQAVVTIAPKDGATSVATSGALKVTAAEGKLTTVTVQDDKGTPIEGKVAADGASWQPLQHLAGSTKYKVHAVAKDSDGRESAKDTTFTTLVPKNTFIGQYTPEDGSTVGVGMPVSINFTRGITSPEAVEKAIKVTAEPSVPIEGHWFGNDRLDFRPEKYWAAGTKVTVKLNLDGVEGRPGVYGKQVKTVKFTIGRSQVSTVDAKSHRMTVVRDGKQIKNVAITAGAPSTTTYNGQMVISEKYKVTRMNGATVGFGGEYDIKDVPNAMRLSTSGTFVHGNYWASSGTFGSANVSHGCVGLRDVRGGYDKGTPAAWFFNNSIIGDVVIVKNSKDKQIAPENGLNGWNMSWADWTK; the protein is encoded by the coding sequence GTGAACGGGCAGCCGATATCGGGGGCATCGGTCGGTGCCGGGCGTGGGCGTGGGGGCTCCGCGCTGCTGGCTCTTGTCGTCGGAGCACTGCTGGTGCTCGTGACGGCCTGCGGGGGCGGGGGCTCCGGCAAGGGCGACGGCGACAAGGGGAAGAAGGACGGGGGGAAGGTCGGGAACTCCGCCTCCCAGGCGGTCGTGACCATCGCGCCCAAGGACGGCGCCACATCGGTCGCCACCAGCGGAGCGCTGAAGGTCACCGCTGCCGAGGGCAAGCTGACCACGGTCACCGTGCAGGACGACAAGGGCACCCCGATCGAGGGCAAGGTCGCGGCGGACGGCGCCTCCTGGCAGCCGCTCCAGCACCTGGCCGGCTCCACCAAGTACAAGGTGCACGCCGTGGCCAAGGACTCGGACGGCCGTGAGTCCGCGAAGGACACCACCTTCACCACGCTCGTACCGAAGAACACCTTCATCGGCCAGTACACCCCCGAGGACGGTTCCACGGTCGGTGTCGGCATGCCGGTCTCCATCAACTTCACCCGGGGCATCACCAGCCCGGAGGCCGTCGAGAAGGCCATCAAGGTGACCGCGGAGCCGTCGGTGCCGATCGAGGGCCACTGGTTCGGCAACGACCGGCTCGACTTCCGGCCGGAGAAGTACTGGGCCGCCGGCACCAAGGTGACGGTGAAGCTCAACCTGGACGGCGTCGAGGGACGGCCGGGCGTGTACGGCAAGCAGGTCAAGACGGTGAAGTTCACCATCGGCCGCAGCCAGGTCTCCACGGTCGACGCCAAGTCGCACCGGATGACGGTGGTCCGGGACGGCAAGCAGATCAAGAACGTCGCGATCACCGCGGGCGCGCCGTCGACGACGACCTACAACGGCCAGATGGTCATCAGCGAGAAGTACAAGGTGACCCGGATGAACGGCGCCACCGTCGGCTTCGGCGGTGAGTACGACATCAAGGACGTGCCGAACGCGATGCGCCTGTCGACCTCCGGCACCTTCGTCCACGGCAACTACTGGGCCTCGTCGGGCACCTTCGGCTCCGCCAACGTCAGCCACGGCTGCGTCGGTCTGCGCGATGTGCGCGGCGGCTACGACAAGGGCACACCGGCCGCCTGGTTCTTCAACAACTCGATCATCGGCGACGTCGTGATCGTGAAGAACTCCAAGGACAAGCAGATCGCCCCGGAGAACGGCCTGAACGGCTGGAACATGTCCTGGGCGGACTGGACGAAGTAA
- a CDS encoding enoyl-CoA hydratase/isomerase family protein has product MTTVNLEVSEGVGTIRLDRPPMNALDIAIQNRLRELAEEAGCRDDVRAVVLYGGEKVFAAGADIKEMQVMDHAAMVVRSRALQESFTAVARIPKPVVAAVTGYALGGGCELALCADFRIAADNAKLGQPEILLGLIPGAGGTQRLSRLVGPSRAKDLIFTGRQVKAEEALAIGLVDRVVPAAEVYEQAHAWAAKLAQGPALALRAAKECVDAGLETDIETGLAIERNWFAGLFATEDRERGMRSFVEEGPGKAKFL; this is encoded by the coding sequence ATGACGACTGTGAATCTCGAGGTCTCCGAAGGTGTCGGCACGATCCGGCTGGACCGCCCGCCGATGAACGCGCTGGACATCGCCATCCAGAACCGTTTGCGCGAGCTCGCCGAGGAGGCGGGCTGCAGGGACGACGTGCGCGCCGTCGTCCTCTACGGCGGCGAGAAGGTGTTCGCGGCCGGCGCGGACATCAAGGAGATGCAGGTCATGGATCACGCGGCGATGGTCGTGCGGTCCCGTGCGCTCCAGGAGTCGTTCACCGCGGTCGCCCGCATCCCCAAGCCCGTCGTCGCGGCCGTCACCGGCTATGCGCTCGGCGGCGGCTGCGAGCTGGCGCTCTGCGCCGACTTCCGGATCGCGGCGGACAACGCCAAGCTCGGCCAGCCGGAGATCCTGCTCGGTCTGATCCCGGGCGCCGGCGGCACCCAGCGGCTGTCCCGGCTGGTCGGCCCGTCCCGGGCCAAGGACCTCATTTTCACCGGCCGCCAGGTGAAGGCCGAGGAGGCGCTCGCGATCGGGCTCGTCGACCGCGTGGTCCCCGCCGCCGAGGTCTACGAGCAGGCGCACGCCTGGGCCGCGAAGCTCGCCCAGGGACCCGCCCTGGCGCTGCGGGCCGCCAAGGAGTGCGTCGACGCCGGTCTGGAGACGGACATCGAGACGGGCCTCGCGATCGAACGGAACTGGTTCGCAGGCCTGTTCGCGACGGAGGACCGCGAGCGCGGTATGCGGAGCTTTGTGGAGGAAGGGCCGGGCAAGGCCAAGTTCCTCTGA
- a CDS encoding ATP-binding protein: protein MAGLEGVEHMRQRGSATAARWMPVSEGEQTLEVIELFGDPTEEEVRLPSRPESAATARRLTQCVVLRQWALSAQTAEHAVLLVSELVGNAVRHTGARVFGLRMLRRRGWIRIEVRDPSRGLPCLMPVQELDTSGRGLFLVDKLSDRWGVDLLPRGKTTWFEMRVTDRLTP, encoded by the coding sequence ATGGCGGGCCTCGAAGGTGTGGAACACATGCGGCAGCGCGGCAGCGCCACCGCAGCGCGTTGGATGCCTGTGAGTGAGGGCGAACAGACCCTCGAAGTCATCGAGTTGTTCGGTGACCCCACCGAGGAAGAGGTCCGGCTCCCCTCGCGCCCCGAGTCCGCCGCCACCGCGCGCCGGCTGACCCAGTGCGTCGTGCTGCGCCAGTGGGCGCTCTCCGCCCAGACCGCGGAGCACGCCGTTTTACTGGTCTCGGAGCTCGTGGGGAACGCCGTGCGGCACACCGGCGCACGGGTCTTCGGTCTGCGGATGCTGCGCCGCCGCGGCTGGATCCGGATCGAGGTGCGTGACCCCTCGCGCGGGCTGCCCTGTCTGATGCCGGTCCAGGAGCTGGACACCAGCGGACGCGGCCTCTTCCTGGTCGACAAGCTCTCCGACCGCTGGGGCGTCGATCTGCTGCCGCGGGGCAAGACCACCTGGTTCGAGATGCGGGTGACGGACCGCCTCACCCCCTGA
- a CDS encoding polysaccharide deacetylase family protein has protein sequence MTLIDRRGALRAGAGAAVAGALATGCADGGPPTAQPGKPESPVRPGGAGKPEPPAAPAPSSPGTRPVPAARRFPGQPAQIRNGPRDRDRVALTFHGQGEPTVTRAVLAEAERAGARLTVLAVGSWLDRYPDLARRILDGGHDLGNHTQRHLSISEMSEADAYAEITGCAQRLRRLTGSIGTWFRPSRAQYATPLLVRLARRAGYPHVLSYDVDSLDFTSPGAAAVTRNVTGQIRPGSVVSLHLGYPDTVAALPALLAELDRRGLHAVTTTELLS, from the coding sequence GTGACCTTGATCGACCGTCGCGGCGCGCTGCGCGCAGGAGCGGGAGCGGCCGTGGCCGGCGCCCTCGCCACGGGCTGCGCCGACGGCGGTCCTCCCACGGCTCAGCCGGGGAAGCCCGAGAGTCCGGTGCGGCCGGGGGGAGCCGGGAAGCCCGAACCGCCCGCCGCCCCCGCCCCGTCGTCACCCGGCACGCGTCCCGTCCCGGCCGCCCGCCGTTTCCCCGGGCAGCCCGCGCAGATCCGCAACGGCCCCCGCGACCGTGACCGGGTCGCCCTCACCTTCCACGGCCAGGGCGAGCCGACCGTCACCCGGGCGGTGCTCGCCGAGGCCGAGCGGGCCGGGGCCCGGCTCACGGTGCTCGCCGTCGGCAGCTGGCTCGACCGGTACCCGGACCTGGCCCGCCGGATTCTCGACGGCGGGCACGACCTCGGCAACCACACCCAGCGCCATCTGAGCATCTCGGAGATGTCCGAGGCCGACGCCTACGCCGAGATCACCGGCTGTGCACAGCGGCTGCGCAGACTCACCGGATCGATCGGCACCTGGTTCCGCCCCTCCCGGGCCCAGTACGCCACCCCTCTGCTCGTCCGCCTCGCGCGCAGGGCCGGCTACCCGCACGTCCTCTCGTACGACGTCGACTCACTCGACTTCACCTCGCCGGGTGCGGCGGCCGTGACCCGCAATGTCACCGGGCAGATCCGGCCCGGCTCGGTGGTCAGCCTGCACCTGGGCTACCCGGACACGGTCGCCGCCCTCCCCGCCCTGCTCGCCGAACTCGACCGCCGCGGCCTGCACGCGGTCACCACCACGGAGCTGCTGAGCTGA
- a CDS encoding YncE family protein: protein MHPRLPATRRAGAVAAGALLALLAGCGSPAGPTRADSSTSAPPPPAPPRKAVPAALPGMPPVLNPKDVYAADRPGMFSPAVKGFPSRIYVPNTNSNTVSVIDPRTYRVVDTIPVGNQPQHVVPSWDLKTLWVNNNRGHTLTPIDPATGAAGKPVEVHDPYNLYFTPNGKYAVVMASLDRQLVFRDPHTMAPLKTTPVPCYGVNHADFSADGRYFIVSCEFSAELLKVDTERMEVIGRQKLPFTGAMPQDVKISPDGETFYIADMVAHGVWVLDGEKFTTPVLLPTGKGAHGLYISRDSREMYIPNRGEGSVSVFDFARNRLTKKWRLPGGGSPDMGGVSADGKVLWLSGRYDAEVYAIDTTSGKQLARIPVGSGPHGLAVYPQPGRYSLGHTGVFR from the coding sequence ATGCACCCGAGACTCCCTGCCACCCGACGGGCCGGCGCGGTCGCCGCCGGCGCCCTCCTCGCCCTCCTCGCCGGCTGCGGCTCGCCCGCCGGCCCGACGCGGGCCGACAGCAGCACCAGCGCGCCGCCGCCCCCCGCGCCGCCGAGGAAAGCCGTCCCGGCCGCCCTGCCCGGTATGCCGCCGGTGCTGAACCCGAAGGACGTCTACGCCGCGGACCGGCCGGGCATGTTCTCGCCGGCGGTCAAGGGCTTCCCCTCACGGATCTACGTCCCCAACACCAACTCCAACACCGTCTCGGTCATCGACCCGAGGACCTACAGGGTCGTCGACACCATCCCCGTCGGCAACCAGCCGCAGCACGTCGTCCCGTCCTGGGACCTGAAGACGCTGTGGGTCAACAACAACCGCGGCCACACGCTCACCCCGATCGACCCGGCCACCGGCGCGGCGGGCAAGCCGGTGGAGGTGCACGACCCGTACAACCTCTACTTCACGCCCAACGGCAAGTACGCCGTCGTGATGGCCTCGCTGGACCGTCAGCTCGTCTTCCGCGATCCGCACACCATGGCCCCGCTGAAGACCACGCCCGTCCCCTGCTACGGCGTCAACCACGCCGACTTCTCCGCCGACGGCCGCTACTTCATCGTCTCGTGCGAGTTCTCGGCCGAGCTGCTCAAGGTGGACACGGAGAGGATGGAGGTCATCGGCCGGCAGAAGCTGCCGTTCACCGGCGCGATGCCGCAGGACGTGAAGATCTCCCCGGACGGCGAGACCTTCTACATCGCCGACATGGTGGCGCACGGCGTCTGGGTGCTGGACGGAGAGAAGTTCACCACGCCGGTGCTGCTGCCCACCGGCAAGGGCGCCCACGGTCTCTACATCAGCCGCGACTCCCGCGAGATGTACATCCCCAACCGCGGCGAGGGCTCCGTCTCGGTCTTCGACTTCGCGCGGAACCGGCTGACGAAGAAGTGGCGGCTGCCCGGCGGCGGCAGCCCCGACATGGGCGGTGTCTCGGCGGACGGCAAGGTTCTGTGGCTGTCCGGCCGTTACGACGCCGAGGTGTACGCGATCGACACCACGAGCGGCAAGCAGCTCGCCCGTATCCCCGTCGGCAGCGGGCCGCACGGGCTCGCCGTCTACCCGCAGCCCGGCCGCTACTCGCTCGGCCACACCGGCGTCTTCCGCTGA
- a CDS encoding cytochrome P450, with amino-acid sequence MDTGQLQLEFPLSRRGDVLPAECAALRKGAPVARVRTLTGDHAWLVSSHGLARQVLEDDRFGLKETASPDAPRQYALTIPPEVVNNMGNINSAGLRGAVMRSLNPRSDDGLRGWLRTRADELIEGLLAEGPPVDLRAAFADPFSAALHCKVIGVPFRDWRRLMSGLDIAFMTSARPFDGAGLNWYKDLDYMVERLNVPEAERAGLLGRLAALREDEESAHLTDEMLATVAVSLFGAGAVSTSAFLLLAVVALMQRPELIEYLRDHPERMGPAVDELLRWNLSIGDGLPRLALEDVTLGDVLVRKGELVLVLVEGANFDPEVFEDPDRLDLERTPNPHLSFGGGRHFCPASALGRLHAETALTALVTRLPRMRLAVPEEQLVWRTGFIKRLPERLPVLW; translated from the coding sequence ATGGACACCGGACAGCTGCAGCTTGAATTCCCGCTCTCCCGGCGGGGCGACGTGCTTCCCGCGGAGTGTGCCGCACTGCGGAAAGGGGCGCCGGTGGCCCGGGTGCGGACCCTCACCGGCGACCACGCCTGGCTGGTGAGCAGCCACGGGCTGGCCCGCCAGGTTCTGGAGGACGACCGCTTCGGCCTGAAGGAGACGGCGTCGCCGGACGCTCCGCGGCAGTACGCCCTCACCATCCCGCCCGAAGTCGTCAACAACATGGGGAACATCAACAGCGCCGGGCTGCGCGGCGCGGTGATGCGGTCGCTCAACCCGCGGTCGGACGACGGGCTGCGCGGCTGGCTGCGCACCCGGGCCGACGAACTGATCGAGGGGCTGCTCGCCGAGGGGCCGCCGGTCGATCTGCGGGCCGCCTTCGCCGACCCGTTCTCGGCGGCGCTGCACTGCAAGGTGATCGGGGTCCCGTTCCGCGACTGGCGGCGGCTGATGTCCGGGCTCGACATCGCGTTCATGACCAGCGCCCGGCCTTTCGACGGGGCCGGACTGAACTGGTACAAGGACCTCGACTACATGGTCGAGCGGCTCAATGTGCCGGAGGCGGAACGCGCCGGTCTGCTCGGCCGGTTGGCGGCGCTGCGGGAGGACGAGGAGTCGGCGCATCTGACCGACGAGATGCTCGCCACCGTCGCCGTGTCACTCTTCGGCGCGGGCGCCGTCTCCACCTCCGCCTTTCTGCTGCTCGCGGTCGTCGCGCTGATGCAGCGGCCGGAGCTGATCGAGTACTTGCGGGACCATCCGGAGCGGATGGGGCCCGCCGTCGACGAACTGCTGCGGTGGAACCTCTCCATCGGCGACGGACTGCCGCGGCTCGCCCTGGAGGACGTGACGCTCGGCGATGTCCTCGTCCGCAAGGGAGAGCTGGTGCTCGTCCTGGTGGAAGGGGCCAACTTCGACCCGGAGGTCTTCGAGGACCCGGACCGGCTGGACCTGGAGCGCACGCCCAACCCGCATCTCTCCTTCGGCGGCGGACGGCACTTCTGCCCCGCATCCGCGCTGGGCCGGCTGCACGCGGAGACCGCGCTGACCGCACTCGTGACCCGGCTGCCGCGGATGCGGCTCGCCGTACCCGAGGAGCAGTTGGTGTGGCGTACGGGCTTCATCAAGCGGCTGCCGGAGAGGCTGCCCGTGCTGTGGTGA
- a CDS encoding tRNA-dependent cyclodipeptide synthase, which produces MTITTESFTARPFTPNCRLLMDEGDHVLIGVSPGNSYFSARRITELARWAAPRFTAVDFVYADLHVASVFAALGHAPEQAVRRASKELKAVRRRILGGVEAAGPPGRRTGVRALSEFSGDPVYALLHRRVRHFLATDEEFRKSCDRMVRQFLASRIGEGGAVTPEQRSACLDYIAAELPFFLDTPGILGVPSSVSCYHALMPLTELLFGKGGGLRAARNQGYAVVRPDGPERSADDGHRTAAA; this is translated from the coding sequence GTGACGATCACAACCGAATCCTTCACGGCCCGCCCCTTCACCCCCAACTGCCGTCTCCTCATGGACGAGGGCGACCATGTCCTGATCGGGGTCTCCCCCGGCAACAGCTACTTCTCCGCCCGGCGCATCACCGAGCTCGCCCGCTGGGCGGCCCCGCGCTTCACCGCGGTGGACTTCGTCTACGCCGATCTGCATGTGGCCTCCGTCTTCGCCGCTCTCGGCCACGCCCCCGAGCAGGCCGTCCGGCGCGCGTCCAAGGAACTCAAGGCGGTACGCCGGCGGATCCTCGGCGGCGTGGAGGCAGCGGGCCCCCCGGGGCGGCGGACCGGCGTGCGGGCGCTCTCGGAGTTCTCCGGCGATCCGGTGTACGCGCTGCTGCACCGGCGGGTGCGCCACTTCCTCGCCACCGACGAGGAGTTCCGCAAGAGCTGTGACCGTATGGTGCGGCAGTTCCTGGCCTCCCGGATCGGCGAGGGCGGGGCCGTCACACCCGAGCAGCGCTCCGCGTGCCTGGACTACATCGCCGCCGAGCTCCCCTTCTTCCTCGACACCCCGGGGATTCTCGGCGTCCCCTCCTCCGTCTCCTGCTACCACGCGCTGATGCCGCTCACCGAGCTGCTCTTCGGCAAGGGCGGCGGTCTGCGCGCCGCCCGCAACCAGGGCTACGCCGTCGTACGGCCGGACGGACCCGAGAGGAGCGCGGACGATGGACACCGGACAGCTGCAGCTTGA
- a CDS encoding GNAT family N-acetyltransferase produces the protein MSDELARILAAAARGDFPPQDGETRVIRQPSVRDAGVMAFTAHSVVFTDEDPAWVRAELAATDADRLAAAMNPSFLAALMARTGRSTNTIDLVTVAGALPGGPDVRLREIEDPDHPRVARALKVRDGVRVWATDGGVLVLGRGVAGRWECAVEVDEEARGRGLGVALARAARHLVPDSLVWSQQSPGNARSVRTFQTAGFRPVGSEALLTAN, from the coding sequence ATGAGCGACGAGCTGGCACGGATACTGGCCGCGGCCGCGCGGGGGGACTTCCCTCCGCAGGACGGAGAGACCCGCGTGATACGGCAGCCGAGCGTGCGGGACGCCGGGGTGATGGCGTTCACCGCGCATTCGGTGGTCTTCACCGACGAGGATCCGGCGTGGGTGCGGGCCGAGTTGGCGGCCACCGACGCCGACCGGCTGGCGGCCGCGATGAACCCGTCGTTCCTGGCCGCCCTGATGGCCCGGACGGGCCGCTCCACGAACACGATCGACCTGGTGACGGTGGCGGGCGCACTGCCGGGCGGGCCGGACGTCCGGTTGCGGGAGATCGAGGATCCGGACCACCCGCGGGTGGCGCGGGCCCTGAAGGTCCGCGACGGCGTACGGGTGTGGGCCACGGACGGCGGGGTGCTGGTGCTCGGCCGGGGGGTCGCCGGCCGCTGGGAGTGCGCCGTCGAGGTGGACGAGGAGGCCCGCGGACGGGGTCTGGGCGTCGCGCTGGCGCGAGCCGCCCGCCATCTGGTGCCGGACTCGCTGGTGTGGTCCCAGCAGTCGCCCGGCAACGCCCGCAGCGTGCGGACGTTCCAGACGGCCGGCTTCCGCCCGGTCGGCTCCGAGGCGCTGCTGACCGCCAACTGA
- a CDS encoding EF-hand domain-containing protein, with protein MADIEEARKAFDRYDADGDGFITAAEYKSAMAQMGDWNVTEPVAEAVIAAQDTDKDKLLSFDEFWAHLNKA; from the coding sequence GTGGCGGACATCGAGGAAGCACGCAAGGCGTTCGATCGCTACGACGCGGACGGCGACGGCTTCATCACTGCGGCCGAGTACAAGTCGGCCATGGCACAGATGGGTGACTGGAACGTCACCGAGCCGGTGGCCGAGGCCGTGATCGCCGCGCAGGACACCGACAAGGACAAGCTCCTGTCGTTCGACGAGTTCTGGGCCCACCTGAACAAGGCCTGA
- a CDS encoding L-serine ammonia-lyase gives MAISVFDLFSIGIGPSSSHTVGPMRAARMFAHRLKNEGVLDRTATVRAELFGSLGATGHGHGTPKAVLLGLEGHSPRTVDVESADGEVERIRTESRLRLLGVQEIDFDFDEHLVLHRRKTLPYHANGMTVFAYDSEGASLLEKTYYSVGGGFVVDEDAVGEDRIKLDDTVLKYPFRTGDELLRLTQETGLSISALMLENEKAWRTEEEIREGLLEIWRVMQACVSRGMSREGILPGGLKVRRRAANSARQLRAEGDPLARAMEWITLYAMAVNEENAAGGRVVTAPTNGAAGIIPAVLHYYMNFVPGADEEGIVRFMLSAGAIGMLFKENASISGAEVGCQGEVGSACSMAAGALAEVLGGSPEQVENAAEIGMEHNLGLTCDPVGGLVQIPCIERNGMAAVKAVTAAKMAMRGDGSHKVSLDKVIKTMKETGADMSVKYKETARGGLAVNIIEC, from the coding sequence GTGGCCATCTCGGTCTTCGACCTGTTCTCGATCGGCATCGGCCCGTCCAGCTCCCACACGGTCGGCCCGATGCGCGCGGCCCGTATGTTCGCCCACCGTCTGAAGAACGAGGGCGTACTGGACCGGACCGCCACCGTCCGGGCGGAGCTGTTCGGCTCGCTCGGCGCCACCGGCCACGGCCACGGCACCCCCAAGGCCGTCCTGCTCGGCCTGGAGGGCCACTCGCCCCGCACCGTCGACGTCGAGTCGGCTGACGGCGAGGTGGAGCGCATCCGCACCGAGAGCCGGCTCCGGCTGCTCGGCGTGCAGGAGATCGACTTCGACTTCGACGAGCACCTGGTGCTGCACCGCCGCAAGACGCTGCCGTACCACGCCAACGGCATGACGGTCTTCGCGTACGACAGCGAGGGCGCGAGCCTGCTGGAGAAGACGTACTACTCCGTGGGCGGCGGCTTCGTCGTGGACGAGGACGCCGTCGGCGAGGACCGGATCAAGCTCGACGACACCGTGCTGAAGTACCCCTTCCGCACCGGGGACGAGCTGCTGCGGCTCACCCAGGAGACCGGCCTGTCCATCTCCGCCCTGATGCTGGAGAACGAGAAGGCCTGGCGCACCGAGGAGGAGATCCGCGAGGGTCTGCTGGAGATCTGGCGGGTCATGCAGGCCTGCGTCTCGCGCGGCATGTCCCGCGAGGGCATTCTGCCGGGCGGCCTCAAGGTCCGCCGCCGCGCCGCCAACTCCGCCCGCCAGCTGCGGGCCGAGGGTGACCCGCTGGCCCGCGCGATGGAGTGGATCACTCTGTACGCGATGGCCGTGAACGAGGAGAACGCGGCGGGCGGCCGGGTCGTCACCGCGCCCACCAACGGCGCCGCGGGCATCATCCCCGCCGTGCTGCACTACTACATGAACTTCGTGCCCGGCGCGGACGAGGAGGGCATCGTCCGCTTCATGCTCTCCGCCGGCGCGATCGGCATGCTGTTCAAGGAGAACGCCTCCATCTCCGGCGCCGAGGTCGGCTGCCAGGGCGAGGTCGGCTCCGCCTGCTCGATGGCCGCGGGCGCGCTCGCGGAGGTGCTCGGCGGCAGCCCCGAGCAGGTCGAGAACGCCGCGGAGATCGGTATGGAGCACAACCTCGGTCTGACCTGCGACCCGGTCGGCGGCCTGGTGCAGATCCCGTGCATCGAGCGCAACGGCATGGCCGCGGTGAAGGCCGTGACGGCGGCCAAGATGGCGATGCGCGGCGACGGCAGCCACAAGGTGTCCCTCGACAAGGTCATCAAGACCATGAAGGAGACCGGCGCGGACATGTCGGTGAAATATAAGGAGACCGCGCGCGGCGGACTCGCGGTGAACATCATCGAGTGCTGA